The genomic DNA accgcgcctcccacaagcAACATTTGGGTTGCAGTATAAAACGGTCAGGTCTTTTAAAACACACTTTGGAGATTTGAAAAATGGGGAAATGTTTTTTATCTTTGCAGTCTAAAAGACATTCTCTTGGTGTCAATCTCTTTTGTGAAAGTCCTCCTCCTCCTGGCATTGTTAATGTTGTAACTTGCAATTTATTATTGACAGTCATCATCGCTGTCACTGAATATCATGTCCTCAAGGTTTAACCATGTGACATGATCAAAAGTTGAACCTAGATCAAATAATGTTAATGTGTCCTCCAAGCTAGGTATATCCAAGAAAAGCTCTTGGATGACTTCAAGAATTCTAATGGCATTTCTGACAGAAAATACAGGAAAGTTTGTCAGTACATCTTCTATTGTGAAGATATTTTCACAATTATTTACCACTTCAGATATCAATTGTGGTGAAAAACCATGGCTCACTGATTCATCTATTGCCAAACTTTGAAACTTGATCTCTTGAAAGACCTCCTCCAATGCAGATTGAAGATCCAGTCGATCTTTTGCAGTGACATTGCGAGTAGGTCCTTTAGGTTTCTCTGGAGGTTTCAGTGCGTTGCTCTCAAAAGATAAAACACAAGCGCTGCATGAAGTGCCTTCACATTTGCATAATGCAGTACAGTAAGTGCAGCAATCATGAGGGGGATTTAAAGGTACAATGGCAGAATCCAATGACTTGTATGCTGCCACTCGCAAACATCCATCCGACCTGACAAAATCCTTGACCTCCTGCTCGCTAGGACCTAATTGCTGACCATGGTAAAGTACAATCACATGAGAATGTAATCCAGCCCTTCCAGCTTCTTGATGCAGGTCCAAGATACTCCGTGCTGCCCCCCAGATGATTACGTACCGGATGTTGGGAAAATTTACCCCCATACATAAGGCAGTGGTACACACAACTACTCGCCTTGGACCATTACCTTTTAATGAAGCCAAGATACGGTCTTTACTT from Montipora capricornis isolate CH-2021 chromosome 2, ASM3666992v2, whole genome shotgun sequence includes the following:
- the LOC138036938 gene encoding uncharacterized protein, whose product is MLFCNTINEVASVANHLLFKLGIHAYDEKFKSPENCLLGIYHSNTWQASKDRILASLKGNGPRRVVVCTTALCMGVNFPNIRYVIIWGAARSILDLHQEAGRAGLHSHVIVLYHGQQLGPSEQEVKDFVRSDGCLRVAAYKSLDSAIVPLNPPHDCCTYCTALCKCEGTSCSACVLSFESNALKPPEKPKGPTRNVTAKDRLDLQSALEEVFQEIKFQSLAIDESVSHGFSPQLISEVVNNCENIFTIEDVLTNFPVFSVRNAIRILEVIQELFLDIPSLEDTLTLFDLGSTFDHVTWLNLEDMIFSDSDDDCQ